A region of Deltaproteobacteria bacterium DNA encodes the following proteins:
- a CDS encoding methylenetetrahydrofolate reductase C-terminal domain-containing protein, with amino-acid sequence MITAEQKPMDEIRGMLVPYKRILALGCGSCVAECAAGGEKETAMLASALRMAARIHEEDILIQEKTVDRQCVKEFIIPLDDIVGEYDAILSLGCGAGVQAVSEMYQEIPVIPALNTEFLGETRDQGYWVENCLGCGDCMLYYFGGICPLARCSKQILNGPCGGSVDGRCEVNPDIPCAWQMIIDRLTRFGALHRLEEIYPPKDWARKQGSGPRKIIREDQQR; translated from the coding sequence ATGATAACAGCAGAACAGAAGCCGATGGACGAGATCAGGGGGATGCTGGTCCCCTACAAACGGATCCTGGCCCTGGGCTGCGGGTCATGCGTGGCCGAGTGCGCGGCCGGCGGGGAAAAGGAGACCGCCATGCTGGCATCGGCCCTTCGAATGGCCGCCCGAATCCATGAGGAAGATATCCTGATCCAGGAAAAGACAGTGGACCGCCAGTGCGTCAAGGAGTTCATCATCCCTCTGGATGATATCGTGGGAGAGTATGACGCCATCCTCTCCCTGGGGTGCGGGGCCGGGGTACAGGCAGTCTCCGAGATGTATCAGGAGATCCCCGTGATCCCGGCCCTCAACACCGAATTCCTGGGCGAGACCAGAGACCAGGGATACTGGGTGGAGAACTGCCTGGGCTGCGGCGACTGCATGCTCTATTATTTCGGGGGCATCTGTCCACTGGCCCGCTGTTCCAAACAAATCCTGAACGGGCCTTGCGGCGGATCGGTCGACGGCCGGTGCGAGGTGAATCCTGACATCCCCTGCGCCTGGCAGATGATTATCGACCGGCTGACGCGATTCGGGGCACTCCACAGGCTGGAGGAGATTTATCCGCCCAAGGATTGGGCCAGAAAACAGGGAAGCGGCCCCAGAAAAATTATCCGGGAGGATCAGCAGAGGTGA
- a CDS encoding methylenetetrahydrofolate reductase yields the protein MSMESRLKKVLEQGGFAVTAECGPPKGADAAAVLKKAELLRDKVDAVNVTDNQTAIVRMSSLAACAILKGAGLEPVLQMVVRDRNRIALQSDILGASAIGIPNVLCLSGDHQRFGNQSGCVGVFDLDSIQFLQVVKGMRDEGVILGGEPLDTAPDLFIGAAANPFADPLEFRVTRLAKKIRAGADFIQTQCIYNLDRFETWLSMAADRGLTEKTHILGGVTPLKSAGMARYMKERVSGMDIPDEIIKRMDGVPKENQREEGLRICVETVSRLKELPGVRGVHIMAIEWEAAVGEIAERAGLLPRPGIDQG from the coding sequence GTGAGCATGGAAAGCCGACTCAAAAAGGTCCTGGAGCAGGGCGGGTTTGCAGTAACCGCGGAATGCGGCCCGCCAAAGGGCGCGGATGCCGCGGCTGTTCTGAAAAAGGCGGAACTCCTGCGGGACAAGGTGGACGCGGTCAATGTGACCGACAACCAGACCGCCATCGTTCGCATGTCGAGCCTTGCGGCGTGCGCCATACTGAAAGGCGCCGGGCTGGAACCGGTCCTCCAGATGGTGGTGCGCGACCGCAACCGGATTGCCCTTCAGTCCGACATCCTCGGGGCGTCCGCCATCGGCATCCCTAATGTCCTCTGCCTCTCGGGCGATCACCAGCGTTTCGGGAACCAGTCCGGGTGCGTCGGGGTGTTCGACCTGGATTCGATTCAGTTTCTTCAGGTGGTCAAGGGGATGCGGGATGAGGGCGTGATCCTGGGAGGAGAACCTTTGGATACGGCCCCCGATCTTTTTATCGGTGCAGCGGCCAACCCCTTTGCCGACCCGCTGGAGTTTCGGGTGACGCGGCTCGCCAAGAAGATCAGGGCCGGGGCCGATTTCATCCAGACCCAGTGCATCTACAATCTGGATCGCTTTGAAACCTGGCTCTCCATGGCCGCTGACCGGGGCCTGACGGAAAAGACCCATATCCTGGGCGGGGTAACGCCTCTCAAATCCGCGGGCATGGCCCGGTACATGAAGGAGAGGGTCTCAGGCATGGATATCCCGGATGAGATCATCAAACGAATGGACGGGGTCCCCAAGGAAAATCAACGCGAAGAGGGGCTCCGGATCTGCGTGGAGACCGTATCGAGGCTCAAAGAGCTGCCGGGTGTCAGGGGCGTCCACATCATGGCCATTGAATGGGAGGCGGCCGTGGGAGAGATCGCAGAGAGGGCGGGCCTCCTCCCGAGGCCCGGGATCGATCAGGGGTAG
- a CDS encoding alpha-hydroxy-acid oxidizing protein → MHAGCAARREGPCFSRNWRGIPSAPWVTSRRDATLNSSEPFQFPEVVPTPSRFRNPIGKYRLHRTTDCIACGKCVELCPYGVHVIKRGNVLIARHDRCVGPECSEPCTEACPVQALSIRKNPDFDVMGDLRWPPDLLVSTWHMAELGKVPPKGLEYRIGGSGGGFDKLRIVFPKKTANPAQDERDPDLGVVLNRRNDTAHRIRIQVPFYGGGMSYGSVSIHTMLSRIKAAAALGTFCCTGEGGYPDELKPYDRHVITQVATGLFGVREETIQRVRIVEFKYAQGAKPGLGGHLLGDKVTPGVARMREAVAGYPLFSPFPFHSVYSVEDHKKHVDWIKAVNPKALVSVKVSTPTDVDMVAVGSYYAGAHIIHLDGSYGGTGAAPDIAKKNIAMPLEYAVPKVHRFLQEEGVRDKITVIASGGIRTPHDMAKIIALGADGICTGTADLVALECIRCHNCESGRGCARGIATTDPELLNLVDVEWGKQRIINMFLAWREELIRILKKLGMGSLTELVGRTDCLVHLDYMKRSD, encoded by the coding sequence ATGCACGCCGGTTGCGCGGCGAGGCGGGAAGGGCCATGTTTTTCGAGGAACTGGAGAGGGATACCTTCAGCGCCATGGGTGACGTCGAGGAGGGATGCGACATTGAATAGTTCAGAGCCATTTCAGTTTCCGGAGGTGGTCCCCACCCCCTCCCGGTTCAGGAATCCCATCGGAAAATACCGGCTTCACCGCACGACCGACTGCATCGCCTGCGGCAAGTGCGTGGAGCTGTGTCCATACGGCGTGCATGTGATCAAGCGGGGCAATGTCCTCATCGCGAGACACGACCGGTGCGTAGGACCGGAGTGTAGCGAGCCCTGCACCGAGGCGTGCCCGGTCCAGGCCCTGTCCATCAGGAAAAATCCCGATTTTGACGTGATGGGGGATCTTCGCTGGCCCCCGGATCTTTTGGTCAGCACCTGGCACATGGCCGAACTGGGTAAGGTCCCCCCAAAAGGACTTGAGTACCGCATCGGGGGTTCAGGGGGCGGATTTGACAAGCTTCGCATCGTGTTTCCGAAAAAGACGGCCAATCCCGCACAAGACGAGAGGGATCCGGACCTGGGGGTCGTCCTCAACCGGAGAAACGACACGGCCCACAGGATCCGGATCCAAGTCCCCTTTTACGGGGGCGGCATGTCCTACGGTTCGGTCAGCATTCACACCATGCTCAGCCGGATCAAGGCGGCCGCGGCCCTGGGGACCTTTTGCTGCACCGGGGAAGGAGGCTATCCCGATGAGCTGAAACCCTATGACCGTCACGTCATCACCCAGGTGGCCACCGGGCTTTTCGGCGTGCGGGAGGAGACTATCCAGCGGGTTCGGATCGTGGAGTTCAAGTATGCCCAGGGGGCAAAACCGGGCCTGGGCGGCCATCTCCTGGGCGACAAGGTGACCCCGGGTGTGGCCCGCATGCGGGAGGCCGTGGCCGGGTATCCCCTCTTTTCTCCGTTTCCGTTTCACAGCGTCTACTCGGTGGAAGACCACAAAAAACACGTGGACTGGATCAAGGCCGTCAATCCCAAGGCCCTGGTCTCGGTCAAGGTCTCCACCCCCACGGACGTGGATATGGTGGCGGTGGGGAGCTATTATGCCGGGGCCCATATCATCCATCTGGACGGGAGCTACGGGGGCACGGGCGCGGCCCCGGACATTGCCAAGAAGAATATCGCCATGCCGCTGGAATATGCCGTTCCCAAGGTCCACCGCTTCCTCCAGGAAGAGGGGGTGAGGGACAAGATCACGGTCATTGCCAGCGGCGGGATACGGACCCCCCACGACATGGCCAAGATCATCGCCCTGGGGGCCGACGGGATCTGCACCGGGACCGCAGACCTGGTGGCCCTGGAATGCATCCGATGCCATAACTGCGAGAGCGGCCGGGGTTGCGCCCGGGGGATCGCCACCACCGACCCGGAGCTGCTGAATCTCGTGGATGTGGAGTGGGGGAAGCAGCGGATCATCAATATGTTTCTGGCATGGCGCGAAGAACTGATACGCATACTCAAAAAACTGGGCATGGGCAGCCTGACCGAGCTGGTGGGCCGCACCGATTGTCTGGTGCATCTGGACTATATGAAGAGAAGTGACTAA
- a CDS encoding glutamate synthase, protein MNKDRFITQIIQSRQPLVADLPSSPCFETEAEGGCGVTGFACSIPVRGKHIFEPSRQMHNRGNGRGGGIAAMGFDPRMLGVTREVLDEDYILQIAALEEGVTDDLEERFIDPFFHVDFSERIPHVDDYRDIRGLDVRPPEVFRYFVRVRPDILKRFISENGLERIDQRRAEDEFVYQNSFKINKTYYDAYGEQQAFVLSHGRNFFILKIVGYAEQVVQYYKLDNFKAHIWIAHQRYPTKGRVWHPAGAHPFIGLNEALVHNGDFANYHSVAEYLRQKNIYPLFLTDTEVSALLFDLYSRTYRYPLEYVIEALAPTMERDFDQLSPERQRIYRAIQAAHVHGSPDGPWFFIIARNDTEQNRLQLIGITDTGMLRPQVFALHDGQVQVGLICSEKQAIDATLKSLAAEDPRVGTVADQCWNARGGSYTDGGAFIFNLDVQGGDPLERRLTCVDKFDRPITLPEGQSAYLPGQVYYLLAGEEGKDRFDISRFFELQRADLLYEYVRDGIPGWDFADLMECLKEIKGWALKGDAHFEVALEALTRLLDLRYPTYDKKRRSILQMIQQTLEAIFRHFPSLSREDRTSAYRLIDWETRQFFRGPSYDEKVLVIDASLFPPEGDHCDSRLLAEAFFRGWRRFIVFGLKGQRFHGCGLGPDTGGVRIDIYGSSGDYLGSGIDGLTIHVHGDAQDQLGQIMKSGKMVIYGDTGQTFMYGAKGGEVYVMGNAAGRPLINGVGRPRVVINGTCLDYLAESFMAGDPHNGGGFVVLNGMTFDGQGAVRPQATPYPGANLFSLASGGAIFIRDPFSLVNEEQLNGGEIVGMKTKDWDLILPYLRENERLFGISIEQDLLSVEGEVRDPLAVYRKVRPRQMVEVKKDGLEEYGESE, encoded by the coding sequence ATGAACAAAGACCGATTCATAACCCAGATCATCCAATCGAGGCAGCCCCTGGTGGCCGACCTCCCCTCGAGTCCCTGCTTCGAGACCGAGGCCGAGGGGGGGTGCGGGGTCACCGGGTTTGCATGCAGCATCCCGGTTCGGGGAAAACATATTTTCGAGCCGTCGCGGCAGATGCACAACCGGGGAAACGGCCGCGGGGGCGGGATTGCGGCCATGGGGTTTGACCCTCGAATGCTGGGGGTCACCCGAGAGGTCCTGGATGAGGACTATATCCTCCAGATCGCCGCCTTGGAGGAGGGCGTGACCGACGACCTGGAAGAGCGGTTTATCGACCCTTTCTTCCATGTGGATTTCTCGGAGCGCATCCCCCATGTGGATGATTACCGGGACATCCGGGGCCTGGATGTCAGGCCGCCCGAGGTCTTCCGTTACTTTGTCCGGGTCCGGCCCGATATCCTGAAACGATTTATATCGGAAAACGGCCTGGAAAGGATCGACCAACGAAGGGCCGAGGACGAATTTGTTTATCAGAACAGCTTCAAGATCAACAAGACCTACTATGACGCCTACGGCGAGCAGCAGGCCTTTGTCCTCTCCCACGGCAGGAATTTCTTTATCTTGAAAATCGTGGGCTATGCCGAGCAGGTGGTGCAGTACTATAAGCTGGACAATTTCAAGGCCCATATCTGGATCGCCCATCAGCGGTATCCCACCAAGGGGCGGGTCTGGCACCCGGCCGGGGCCCATCCCTTTATCGGGCTCAACGAGGCCCTGGTTCACAACGGTGATTTTGCCAACTACCATTCGGTGGCCGAGTACCTGAGGCAGAAGAATATCTACCCCCTCTTTCTTACGGATACCGAGGTCTCTGCATTGCTCTTTGATCTCTACAGCCGGACCTACCGATATCCGCTGGAATATGTGATCGAGGCCCTGGCCCCCACCATGGAACGGGATTTCGACCAGTTATCGCCCGAGCGGCAGCGTATCTACCGGGCGATTCAGGCCGCCCACGTGCACGGTTCCCCGGACGGCCCCTGGTTCTTCATCATCGCCCGCAACGACACGGAACAGAACCGGCTCCAGTTGATCGGGATCACCGATACGGGGATGTTGAGGCCCCAGGTCTTTGCCCTTCACGACGGCCAGGTGCAGGTGGGTCTGATCTGCTCGGAAAAACAGGCCATCGACGCCACCCTCAAGAGCCTGGCAGCGGAAGATCCCCGTGTGGGGACGGTGGCCGACCAATGCTGGAACGCACGGGGCGGGAGCTATACGGATGGGGGGGCGTTCATCTTCAACCTGGATGTTCAGGGGGGCGATCCCCTGGAGCGAAGGCTCACCTGCGTGGACAAGTTCGACAGACCGATCACGCTCCCGGAGGGCCAGTCCGCCTATCTGCCGGGCCAGGTCTATTACCTTCTGGCAGGCGAGGAGGGGAAGGACCGCTTTGATATCTCGCGATTTTTCGAACTCCAGAGGGCGGACCTCCTCTACGAATATGTAAGGGATGGTATCCCGGGCTGGGATTTTGCGGACCTGATGGAGTGTCTCAAAGAGATCAAGGGGTGGGCGCTTAAAGGAGACGCCCATTTCGAGGTGGCCCTGGAGGCCCTGACCCGGCTTCTGGACCTGCGGTATCCGACCTATGACAAGAAGCGCCGGTCCATCCTGCAGATGATCCAGCAGACCCTGGAGGCGATATTCCGTCATTTCCCTTCACTGTCGAGGGAGGACCGGACCTCCGCCTATCGCCTCATCGACTGGGAAACCCGTCAGTTTTTCAGGGGACCTTCCTATGACGAAAAGGTCCTGGTCATCGATGCATCCCTCTTTCCCCCTGAAGGCGACCACTGCGACAGCCGGCTCCTGGCCGAGGCCTTTTTCAGGGGATGGCGACGGTTTATCGTGTTCGGGCTCAAGGGACAGCGGTTCCACGGATGCGGTCTCGGGCCGGACACGGGCGGGGTGCGGATCGATATCTACGGGAGTTCGGGCGATTATTTGGGTTCCGGGATCGACGGGCTCACCATCCATGTCCATGGAGACGCCCAGGACCAGTTGGGCCAGATCATGAAATCGGGAAAGATGGTCATTTACGGAGATACGGGCCAGACCTTCATGTATGGGGCCAAGGGGGGCGAGGTCTATGTCATGGGAAATGCGGCCGGTCGGCCCCTCATCAATGGCGTGGGACGGCCTCGGGTGGTCATCAACGGGACCTGTCTGGACTATCTGGCCGAGTCCTTTATGGCGGGCGACCCCCATAACGGCGGGGGATTTGTGGTCCTAAACGGGATGACATTTGATGGTCAGGGAGCGGTGCGGCCACAGGCGACGCCCTATCCGGGTGCCAATCTCTTTTCACTGGCATCGGGCGGGGCCATATTTATCCGGGATCCCTTCAGCCTGGTCAATGAAGAGCAGCTCAACGGCGGAGAGATCGTGGGGATGAAAACAAAGGACTGGGACCTGATTCTCCCCTATCTCAGGGAAAATGAACGATTGTTCGGGATATCCATTGAACAGGACCTCCTGTCGGTGGAGGGAGAGGTAAGGGATCCGTTGGCGGTGTATCGAAAAGTAAGGCCTCGTCAGATGGTTGAGGTTAAAAAAGATGGTCTGGAGGAGTATGGAGAAAGCGAATGA
- a CDS encoding P-II family nitrogen regulator — translation MKKIEAIIKPFKLDDVKDAILKLGVSGITITEVKGFGRQKGHKEIYRGAEYVVDFLPKIRIEVVVSSDIVPRVVDVIKQNAHTGEIGDGKIFVMPVEKAIRIRTGEEDRDAI, via the coding sequence ATGAAAAAAATCGAAGCGATTATCAAGCCGTTCAAATTGGATGATGTGAAAGATGCCATACTGAAGCTGGGCGTCAGCGGGATTACCATTACTGAGGTGAAGGGCTTCGGCCGGCAGAAGGGGCACAAGGAGATCTACCGGGGAGCCGAATATGTGGTCGATTTCCTCCCCAAGATCCGAATAGAGGTGGTGGTGTCGTCGGATATCGTCCCCAGGGTAGTGGATGTCATCAAACAGAACGCCCATACCGGAGAGATCGGGGACGGAAAGATATTTGTCATGCCCGTGGAAAAAGCGATCCGCATTCGGACCGGCGAAGAGGACAGGGACGCGATATAG